The Canis aureus isolate CA01 chromosome 11, VMU_Caureus_v.1.0, whole genome shotgun sequence genome has a segment encoding these proteins:
- the PPP3R1 gene encoding calcineurin subunit B type 1 isoform X3: MGNEASYPLEMCSHFDADEIKRLGKRFKKLDLDNSGSLSVEEFMSLPELQQNPLVQRVIDIFDTDGNGEVDFKEFIEGVSQFSVKGDKEQKLRFAFRIYDMDKDGYISNGELFQVLKMMVGNNLKDTQLQQIVDKTIINADKDGDGRISFEEFCAVVGGLDIHKKMVVDV; encoded by the exons TTGATGCTGATGAAATTAAAAGGCTAGGAAAGAGATTTAAGAAGCTCGATTTGGACAATTCGGGTTCTTTGAGTGTGGAGGAGTTCATGTCTCTGCCTGAGTTACAACAGAATCCTTTAGTACAGCGAGTAATAGATATATTTGACACAGATGGGAATGGAGAAGTAGACTTTAAAg AATTCATTGAGGGAGTCTCTCAGTTCAGTGTCAAAGGAGACAAGGAACAGAAGTTGAGGT TTGCTTTCCGTATCTATGACATGGATAAAGATGGCTATATTTCCAATGGGGAACTCTTCCAGGTGCTGAAGATGATGGTGGGGAACAATCTGAAAGATACACAGTTACAGCAGATCGTAGACAAAACCATAATAAACGCAGATAAGGATGGAGACGGGCGAATATCCTTCGAGGAATTCTGTGCC GTTGTAGGCGGCCTAGACATCCACAAAAAGATGGTGGTAGATGTGtga